TGGGTGTGTATCTGATCTTACTTTCAACCATCCCAATCACAGTTGCTCAGGGAGGTgaaaagtgcaataaaatatGCCTTAAATCAATCAGAGTGTAGATTTAACACTGCTCTCATGCATCATAGTTTGGCTGAAGTTCCCTTCTTTCTGCCTCCGAGTTTCAAGAGTTCATCCCATTCAGCAGTGCCtgaagggagggaggaagaggagcaaTGGGAACAGCACCCACATCTGCATGCCCAGCGTGGCTCTCTAACAATAGGCAGTAGGTCATTCTGAGACCTGTGAAGAATAATGTGAGAAGGATGTTAATCGCTTTATTATTGGATTTCTCTCAATTCTCATTTCTTTATCTCTGTTTCCCCATTCCCTTTGCACTCTTTCTCTGACTGTATGTTACTGGAGGCTGGTTCCCACTGGGCAGCCTGAGGCCAGATCTGTACCAGCTTCCCGAAGAGCCAAGTGAGTGGGCACAGCCCAGTGGCTCCACTGTACGCCTGTGTTTCGCTGTGCAGTATCAGCAGGAACAAGAGCAGCTGGTGGTCTCCCTGCTCCAAGCTGCCAACCTGCCTGCCCAATGCCAAAGCAATGCCACTCTGGTCAAACTGCAGCTCCTGCCATCTGAAGATCGACACCATCGTCAGGCCAAGGCCCGGTGCAAAGGCTGTCAACCACAGTTCAATGACACCTTTGTGTTTCAGGTATACCAGGAGATGGGTATAATGTGTCTTGAGTTgctttaaaggaatactccagagGTTTTTTTGtaacctaatctctatccactGCATTTGTAGCACCTGGGCAATTACTATAGAATGTAATTTGAATACATAGCAATATAAGGTAAATTTAAAACTACAACTGTtatattctaaaaacaaatGTCTTAGGATGGGACAGATATGAAACAATGTTTTATCAAAATGGTGCTTACATAGATTTATGCAGCTATTCAACACTGAGGCAACTGAATAAACGTTTTGTAGTAACTGTGTATGATTAGGTGTAAAACTGAAGCACTTCCATGCTTACTCTGAGCTATATTGATTACTTTGTTAATGCACAACTACAaattctttcttatttcttcttgcttttttttttttttttttttacttatagaGATTAGACTGATGAACACAATGAACAATATGTGTCTTATTTACTTCTCCAGCAATTGTCCTTAGACTTATACTGTAAGTAAGCCATAatgagaatttattttttattaatattatattaaggTGTCTAATAACAATGTGGACCAGTTCACTCTACGCATGAGTTTGTACAGTGTGGATAGACTGAAGAAGCACCACCTGGTGGGCCATGTTCTGTTCCCTCTCAGACACTCTGAACTGCTAGAGGCAGCTGGCAAAGTCCTGTGGAGAGACCTTGAGACTGAGAGTGATCTGGTAGACAAGAGCCAATGTTTACATCCAATATTTGTCTTCCTTTATCTTATTCTAAATGGTATAGATTGAAGTTTTTGTGCCATACTGTTCTCTGTCATGATGCAGCCCCTTTCAAAGCACGGCAATATCCAAGTGTCTCTGAACTACAGTCAGTCTCTACAGCGCCTCACTGTGGTTGTGCTTAGAGCCCGAGGACTCCAATGTCCCAGCAATGCGGGTGAGATGCAGTAATGTCAATTATACAAAAGAACTTAAATTAGAACAATATCATCATATAAATGTACATCATATAATGCACAAAGGTTTCACCAATAAATGGCTTGGACAGATGTTTCTGTCCAGGTTTCTCTGCAGATACACACTCAGGTAGTGAAAACAAAGTGGACGCCAGGAGCCAGAGGCAGCAACCCCACTTTTAATGAGAAGCTGACTTTCAGGCTTCTCCCTCTGCAACTAGATGCAGCCTGCCTGAGCCTGGAAGTCCAGCAGGCAGCCTCTGAAGAGCCTGCTGAAGTGCCCAGCTCCAGGACCAAGGCACCAAGTAAGTCATGGAGTCACGTCaagcaaacagaaaacaatatCATCATTAGGACTTGATCAAAACTCCATGCTTGGTTGTGTCACCGCTGTTCCTTTAATTATTCTGAATTTGTTTCTAGTTAACTGGTGAAAACTTAGCTTacttatattaatttatatttacttatataaGACTTATATTATTGCTGCCCATTCATACATCTATGGGTCCTATTAAACAGTTAATGTCATTACATGAATGTCATAccaagtaaataaatgtaaatgttattataaGTATTATTCACCATAAAGTGCAGCACCTTTGTTTGAATCAAGTCAATCTCTTCCGTTTCTACCTCCCCACAGTATCACTTGGACTCGTGGTCATTGGGCCTTTTATGTATGCCAGAGGCAGGGAGCTGGAGCACTGGAATGAGATGATCAGTAAATCGCAGGAGCTGGTCAAGCAGTGGCATGGACTGGGAGCAGCTAACAACACTCACAGACCAACGTGAACAACACCACAACCTGAAGTTCAAGAGAAAGGACAACATTcccttaaaatatttaatatatttaacctAAGCAGTCATAAGCAGATGGTAAGACAACTGTAATAATAAGAGTAGTAGAAGCAGACAAGTTGGAAAAGCTATAgcagaaatataaaacatatgtGTATGTCAGTTCTGAAATGTCATACTTAATACATAAGAAAGGTCATGctttaaaaattaagaaatgtcaTATTTAACACATAAAAAGCTAGATTTCTTATTATCATCTAttcatttttcagatgtgtGTACAAAAACAAAGGTTACAATGGTAGAATTACaactacatttcattttacattttttttctgtaatcatTTGACATATTGATGAAATAGAAGTGAATTTGCCTGTAACCTCTGGCAATATTATGAAAGCAGTGTATTCACACACTACGGTTAGTTTTTAAGGACGTGAATGCTTTTTATGAATACAAAGCAGTGAATTTGGTTAAGCCTCTTTCTGCAGTTGATCATGGAATCCAGTAGTGTAAGGCCTCTAAGATACAGACAGACTGATGCAAACAACATATTGCACCTTAGCCTCCATCCCATCTTAAGCTTAgcgcaaagcaaaaaaaaaaaaaaaaaaactactaaatTTCATACAAATACAGTCCTTTCAGGGATTCCTCAAAAGTCTTGCCTCACAAAACACATGCCCATGGTTATCTAGGTTAGAATGCTTTCTGACTTGACAAGAAACATGACTGACAAGCAGATAGAGATGTCTCCTTATCCTGATTGTCTGGATGCTGGTGGTCCacatctttttctctccatttttttccccatcatcTGTTTCACCAAACATTCTTGCTTAAGTAACAGTTTTAAGGTTTTCTACTTTTGATAAATTTTTCCTCAAATGAACACCTGAGCTGAACATTTTTCCTAAAATGCACACCTGATATGTAATCTATCTTCATAAGAAAGTGTGAAACAGTGCTGTCTTCAGACGACTCCTGTTCTTAGGAATGTTCCTCATAGAGTACTTTATAACCTTGTAGAATTTGGGGAAAAAGCCCAAGTAGGTGAAACTTAGCAGGCGCCGTTCAGTCTGTCGTCTGTTGCGTTCCTTCCACAAGAGAGTGGAGCATTTCTGCACCACTTCCACACTTACTAAGTACTGTCCCTGAGACCACTGGTTTAGTCGGACCACTGTCACTGCTGACGCAAAGCCAAACGAATGCTGCAAGGTGCCATGGAACACATGCACTTTCTCGTCAAAATGGCCTCTCTTCTCCCAGACAAGTGTAGAGCCATCCTCTTCACCCATATCAGCCAGGTTACACAGAGCCAGCAGACAGGAGCTCAGCAAGGCCTCATTCTCAGAATACTGCAGCAGCACAGACACCAGTCTGGGGACAGCTCCCAGTCTCAACAGCCTGTCCTGCTGCAGATCTGCACAGTAATCAAACACCAGTTAGGTACCAGGGTCTGTCTGTACAAGATTTACAATGTAATGGCCAGAAATAATAACTtggataatttaaaaaatttgcagGATCATAGTGCATTGATAAAATACAGGAGTACTCAAGagttttgcagccagggactcCTTTtggtgtacaaacttttttcACAGTTTATCACAGCACGGATTCACTTCATGAATATACCTGAAGTGAATGGAATTATTCAAACATTAATATCTTTAAACAAGTATGTACCATCAGGTTTATTTAGTGGAGCTTTCCACCGGAAAACTAAAAACAgttgttaacattatttatgctTGTTTTTAAGTTTAGCATTATTTAGTCTCAATTAGTTATTCAATTATACCTtcctaaagcatattattcagcaACCTTTTAGAAACTTTAGTGAaactaaacaggaaaaaaatgtagttaCAAGACAGAGGAGTATAAGTACAGAAATTGTGAGACTTTGTTGTTGTAATTGGCATAAATCTAAACTTATCTGATTCAAGTAATTGCAAATAGGCTTACgacaacaaaataattaaaaacagctAAACCATTAGTAGTTTTAGTGAGTTATAAAATGGCAGATTCCAATTTGAGAACCAAGACTTACTTTAGTGCCTTGCGGAAGTAAGTTTCATGCAACAGGAAATGCCTGAGTGAACTTCAAGAAGTAAAATAGTATTGATATCTATAGCCCTTTGACTGTAGCTAAAATGTGCGGTAAGAAAAGATTTTCACTTCTCTCAGTATATAAGGTCATGAAATGAAAGAGGCTTTGTATTTGTAGTCAAGAACACTGTtcactcactgctgtcacagCAGATTCTCCCGATGGCTCGGCTAACATGCAGCAGTAGCTCAGGGTTCTCACTGAGCAGCAGAGTCAGAAGAGCAGATACAATTCCAGTCTCAAAGCAGCTGTCTCTGAAGGAAGCTGAGAGTAAACACCACAGAATGAAAAAGTATTGGTACCCAGCATCTCCTTAAATGAATgatccagtgtttttttttttttaacctaatctctatccatTACATCTGCAGCATATCTGTGATTATCATAGACAATCATTTTGGAATggaaaagatttaaaatgaaaattttaaactCATGTATAATAGAAATGTATGGGCTTTGTAAGGTtgtcagtaaaaaaatatataaaacacatagtTTTGTAGAATTTTTGTAAATTCTTCAGTCAAATAAAGTCCCCTtcaaaaagtattggaacagcaaggccgattcttttgtttttgctacacactgaagacatttgggtttgagatcaaaagataaatatgagatgacagatctgaatttcagtttcacttcctgatgtttacatttagatgtgttaTACAACTTAGAACGTGGCACCTTTAGTGGCAGACAACTCAATTTttttggtgagcaaaagtattggaatatagtcttaaagcaaataaaagtaaataatacttaatatcTAATTTGGttgaataactgcatcaagccagtgacCCACTGATATCAACAAattgttgcattcttcttttttgatgcttttccagacttgttcaacattttctttcagctgttgtttttttgggggtttctccctttagtctcctcttcaggagatgaaatgcatgctcagttaaaaacctcccactttttccccctgataAAGTCCTTTATTGTGTTggaagtgtgttttgggtcattgtcttgctgcatgacgaagttcctcccaattagattggatgcatttctctgtaaattggaagACAGAATGTGACCTGATCAATGTCtagttgttagtacaccagtggttcctttcttttcaggacattccagaTTGTTGTATTaactatgcccaatgcttgtgcaatggctctcaTAGATTTCCCCATTTTTCATAGCTTCAAAATGGCtcgcttttctcccatagacagctctctagtcttcatgttggtttatcctttttaacaacaaaggcagtcttcacaggcaaaacccagaatagacattcagagctattgaTTGTtcaaacaatcaatctaacagggcacacctgagCAACAAGATACACCTATCAGTCAcgtgttccagtatttttgatcacatgaaaaatggTGTGGGTTCAGACAaaatgtgccatgttctaagatgtttaacacatctagatgtaaatatcaggaaatgaaagctgaaattctgatctatcatctcatattcatcttctgatctcaaacccaaatgttttcagtgaacagcgaaaacaaaagaattagccTTGCTGTTCCACTACTATCGGGGCAGACTGTATGTTTGTAAATAAGCACGATATCAGTATAATGTGTATTAAACGAGGGAACTACTTATTTTACAGGGAAGAATAAGCGGCTGTGTAATACCAACAGAaacatgtaaacaccttattacCCAAGTTTCAGCATGATTATGCCCAGCTTGCCGGAGAGCATGTGTAACTGGATTTACTTGCTCCAGTGCTCAAAATTGGAATAAAACTGTTTAAGAACTGCTTTAGTAAGACAGTCACTCACCTCTGTCTATGAATGTggtatattgtattatttatgttaCACAATTCAAACGTTTATTGACGGAATTCAACAATGGCCCTTAAACTTCCACTGTAAGTGGGTTACTAGCAAACCTTATCTTTTCTGTGGTTATCACACATATACAACATACGCAGTAGATATAGTAGATATAGTAGATATAGATTATGTTGAAATCCATGGAGCAATAATGCAAGAATTAGTAATGCTGGACAGTCTATAGTGCAAAATGCTTCAACATTGTGAGAGCATTCTTTAATAACCATAAGCATGACTCATTTTTTCGGATAGCAAGGGGAAGTTCATACTACTACTTGGGTTCCACCACAGAGAAGAGTATTGATGCATGTCTTTTTTGTACCTTAAGAAATGATGGGTCAATTCAAGCCATGCTAGAGGCTTGAACGGAGCGTGGAGCAGAGCATTCTCCTTGGGCCTCTATCATGGCATGGCTTGAGCCTTTAGCAGGGCAGAAGCATGGCAGTTGCtgctgtaaataatgtaatcagCTAATTTTTTCTGCAGTTTATGCAACATTTCTTGTTGCACCTACTGTATCACATTCCAAATATGCACATGTCTGAAGCACTGGTTCTCTGCTCACCCTCCCTGGAGAGCTCAGCCACCAGTCTGGCTGTGTGTACAGTGAGGGCGCTTCTCCTCCTCAAGGCCTGAGCCAGGACCGGCAGAATGCCACTCTTTACCACCTGCTCAGCTATGCTGCTCTCTGATAGGAAAGagggtgcacacacacacacacacacacacacacacacacacacacacaaacacacacctactcAGTAAATCTCCAGGGATTATCAAGACCAACAGATTTCATTAGGAGTTCTATACCAACACAAAGAACAAGTTTAGTCATAAACCATGTACCTCTAAAACATATCAATCCTGTCAAACTATTCACACTTAACCTGAACAAACATGAGGAATTAAGGGCATGTCTGGATCATGTTTACACAGGTGCTGCCGTCCCCAACAGCTGGCCATCTGGCCGTTTCCGTGTAAGAGGCTAATCAGTCCTGTCACTCAATGCCTTGAACAGACACAAATGCAGATTAAAGTGTGTCTTTGCTTTCCAGACGAGTCATAACTCCACCTTTAGCCTCTTGAACAGCCATCATGCATGCAGGATTGTTCAGAGGAAATGCAAAtaacacattcacatttcagCAATCTGTCCTTCTCAAATGCAGCTAATAAGTAGGTAATTTCTCCCTCCCTTTTGAGGTTAACAAGCCATGAAAGAGATTATATGTGGGTCACTCACCCCTCTTTACCGCTGCAGTCAGGAGTGTTTCTATGTGAGGCTCAAGTTCCTCCACAACCAGCTCTGTGGTAACACTGATGGCACCTAAAGCAGCACTGAGTGAATCTGAAGGAAAGAAACCTACATAATCAGGCAAAAAATAGACACAGAAATATTAACATGCACCAAGTTAAATAGGGCATTTTATATGACTCAATATATACTGAATAAAATACATCATAATCTGTAAGTGGAAACATAGGCCTGTGACACCTTGATGTGACATAATGGGGAAATATGAAGCCACTGAGTAGCACAAATACTGTCTActttctttttatgtttatacaTCCTGCAGATCGTTAACATTTTTGTTACTCACCCATGCTGTGCTGGGAAGGTGGTACCTAACAGTCCTCCTGTCCATGTGTGCGTATCAGAGTCTCAGCTACACACAACATACAGGCATTCTGATGACCTTGCACATTATTCTCAGACATCCTGATGTACAAATTTATCCTGAAATATGCTTGCCCCGCCATCCTGTTTCCCTGTGTTtgagctgtgcttttttttcccatacaGTTTCTTTCCTTCTCAATCCTTCCTCACCCCCACTCTGTAATGCACTCCAAATCCTAAATCTCCTTAAAGCTTCTTGGCTGATAGGTAGTCACTATGTTACTGCCATGCAATACACAGTGAAAGGCAAGTTTAAAATACGCAGTATTCTCATATACTGAGTATTTTAatactcatttgcataattatattactcatttgcatatatatCTGGGATTCAGTGAGAGCCAATACAAATATAGCCAATGAAAGCAAaccaaataaaacataacagaattaactgaattaatcaaaaataataaataaagagactACACGATGCTATTATTAA
The sequence above is a segment of the Pangasianodon hypophthalmus isolate fPanHyp1 chromosome 12, fPanHyp1.pri, whole genome shotgun sequence genome. Coding sequences within it:
- the syt15 gene encoding synaptotagmin-15 isoform X2 → MADPMVALATGLSAVLLFLLLIGLAAYLLWKMRQVQRWDRQLISTNPVIPPCTPVLQTSQGSSYGFKSSSHSAVPEGREEEEQWEQHPHLHAQRGSLTIGSWFPLGSLRPDLYQLPEEPSEWAQPSGSTVRLCFAVQYQQEQEQLVVSLLQAANLPAQCQSNATLVKLQLLPSEDRHHRQAKARCKGCQPQFNDTFVFQVSNNNVDQFTLRMSLYSVDRLKKHHLVGHVLFPLRHSELLEAAGKVLWRDLETESDLPLSKHGNIQVSLNYSQSLQRLTVVVLRARGLQCPSNADVSVQVSLQIHTQVVKTKWTPGARGSNPTFNEKLTFRLLPLQLDAACLSLEVQQAASEEPAEVPSSRTKAPISLGLVVIGPFMYARGRELEHWNEMISKSQELVKQWHGLGAANNTHRPT
- the si:dkey-21e13.3 gene encoding uncharacterized protein si:dkey-21e13.3 yields the protein MDSLSAALGAISVTTELVVEELEPHIETLLTAAVKRESSIAEQVVKSGILPVLAQALRRRSALTVHTARLVAELSREASFRDSCFETGIVSALLTLLLSENPELLLHVSRAIGRICCDSNLQQDRLLRLGAVPRLVSVLLQYSENEALLSSCLLALCNLADMGEEDGSTLVWEKRGHFDEKVHVFHGTLQHSFGFASAVTVVRLNQWSQGQYLVSVEVVQKCSTLLWKERNRRQTERRLLSFTYLGFFPKFYKVIKYSMRNIPKNRSRLKTALFHTFL
- the syt15 gene encoding synaptotagmin-15 isoform X1; its protein translation is MADPMVALATGLSAVLLFLLLIGLAAYLLWKMRQVQRWDRQLISTNPVIPPCTPVLQTSQGSSYGLAEVPFFLPPSFKSSSHSAVPEGREEEEQWEQHPHLHAQRGSLTIGSWFPLGSLRPDLYQLPEEPSEWAQPSGSTVRLCFAVQYQQEQEQLVVSLLQAANLPAQCQSNATLVKLQLLPSEDRHHRQAKARCKGCQPQFNDTFVFQVSNNNVDQFTLRMSLYSVDRLKKHHLVGHVLFPLRHSELLEAAGKVLWRDLETESDLPLSKHGNIQVSLNYSQSLQRLTVVVLRARGLQCPSNADVSVQVSLQIHTQVVKTKWTPGARGSNPTFNEKLTFRLLPLQLDAACLSLEVQQAASEEPAEVPSSRTKAPISLGLVVIGPFMYARGRELEHWNEMISKSQELVKQWHGLGAANNTHRPT